One Brassica oleracea var. oleracea cultivar TO1000 chromosome C7, BOL, whole genome shotgun sequence genomic window carries:
- the LOC106304904 gene encoding LOW QUALITY PROTEIN: CBL-interacting serine/threonine-protein kinase 20 (The sequence of the model RefSeq protein was modified relative to this genomic sequence to represent the inferred CDS: inserted 2 bases in 2 codons; deleted 1 base in 1 codon; substituted 1 base at 1 genomic stop codon), giving the protein MDKNGIVLMQRYKSGRLLGQGTFAKVYHARNLKTGENVAIKVIDKKKIAKVGLIDQTKREISVMRLVHHPNVVFLHEVMAXKTKIYFVMEYVKGGELFDKVCKGKLKEDVARKXFQQLIGAIDYCHSRSVYHRDLKPENLLLDENSDLKISDFGLSALRESKKQDGLLHTTCGTPAYVAPEVISKKGYDGAKADVWSCGVVLYVLLAGFLPFXSWFRCPNWFPPEVKKLLSRILDPNPNSRIKIDKIMENSWFQKGFKKIEEPKSPDSMIESLMSDVHAAFAVQPMCYTAFDLISSLAQGFDLSGLFEKEERSGSMFTTKKEAKEIVSKFEEIATSSERFDLKKINVGVIKMEDRREGRKGQVAIEVEIFEVTKSFNMVEFKKSGGDTMEYKQFCDRELKPSSKDIVWKWQGN; this is encoded by the exons ATGGATAAAAACGGCATTGTGTTGATGCAAAGGTACAAATCAGGTCGTCTCCTAGGTCAAGGCACGTTCGCAAAAGTTTACCACGCACGTAACCTAAAAACAGGAGAAAACGTAGCTATCAAGGTAATCGACAAGAAGAAAATCGCAAAAGTCGGACTAATCGACCAAACCAAACGAGAAATCTCAGTAATGCGTCTCGTCCATCACCCAAACGTCGTCTTTCTCCACGAAGTCATGG GCAAAACAAAGATCTATTTCGTGATGGAATATGTTAAAGGCGGTGAGCTT TTTGACAAAGTATGTAAGGGAAAGCTGAAAGAAGACGTTGCTCGAAAATAATTCCAGCAATTGATCGGTGCAATCGATTATTGCCATAGCCGCAGTGTTTACCACCGTGATCTCAAACCAGAGAATCTACTTCTAGACGAAAATAGTGATTTGAAAATATCTGATTTTGGTCTTAGCGCGTTGAGAGAGTCTAAGAAACAAGATGGCTTGCTACACACGACATGTGGAACACCTGCTTACGTGGCGCCTGAAGTGATCTCCAAGAAAGGTTATGATGGTGCTAAAGCTGATGTTTGGTCTTGTGGAGTTGTGTTGTACGTATTGTTAGCTGGTTTTCTTCCGT CCTCCTGGTTTAGATGTCCTAACTGGTTTCCTCCTGAGGTCAAGAAGCTATTATCTAGGATTTTGGATCCTAACCCTAATTCAAGAATCAAGATTGACAAAATCATGGAGAACTCTTGGTTTCAAAAGGGCTTCAAGAAGATTGAAGAGCCTAAATCGCCTGATAGTATGATAGAATCTCTAATGAGCGACGTGCATGCAGCTTTTGCTGTGCAGCCGATGTGTTACACTGCATTTGACCTAATCTCTTCACTGGCTCAAGGGTTTGATCTTTCGGGGTTGTTTGAGAAAGAAGAGCGATCGGGATCAATGTTTACGACAAAGAAAGAAGCGAAAGAGATAGTGTCGAAGTTTGAAGAGATAGCTACGAGTAGTGAGAGATTTGATTTGAAGAAGATCAATGTAGGAGTGATCAAGATGGAAGATAGAAGGGAAGGACGAAAAGGACAAGTTGCGATTGAGGTTGAGATATTTGAAGTGACAAAGAGTTTTAATATGGTTGAGTTTAAGAAAAGTGGAGGTGATACGATGGAGTATAAACAATTTTGTGATCGTGAGCTTAAGCCTTCCTCGAAAGATATTGTTTGGAAATGGCAAGGAAACTAG
- the LOC106302997 gene encoding uncharacterized protein LOC106302997 gives MGSLSAIMESRDTETPGEEPGKMGSLQLLNALKANPGVKPTSKGLMYVEARINDKPTRVLMDTGATHNFMTTDEAVRLGVKWSKKDGWMKTVNARAQPVDGIARGVGMKLGSWSGPVNFSVIPMDDFKVVLGMDFMRQVSAIPMPALSSVCILEKGSPCMIPALEENIDGTTQLSAMQLTKGVKKGEPTFLAMMKVEDEPNNMEDIPQIIKTVLEENKDVMPAKFPEKLPPRRAVDHQIELEPGAKPPSMAPYRMAPSELEELCKQLDELLSTGKLRPSKAPYGAPVLFQKKHAPLTDLLKKGKTWDWSGPCQEAFEELKTAVSQEPVLALPDFSLPFELHTDASDFAIGGVLMQNGHPIAFESRKLNETERRYTVQEKEMTAIAHCLRVWRHYLLRAHFSVKTDNVATSYFQTQKKLSPKQARWQDFLAEFDYTLEYKPGKVNVVADALSRKAELAAMSQVEGTIMARIREGLERDPVAKEMVKLSNEGKVHRFWVEDGLLYTKGRRLYVPKWESLRRDIIRECHDTRWPGHPGQKRTMALVEAG, from the exons ATGGGGTCTTTATCGGCTATCATGGAGAGTCGTGACACCGAGACTCCAGGAGAGGAACCAGGAAAGATGGGGTCGTTGCAACTTCTCAACGCCCTGAAGGCTAACCCGGGAGTGAAGCCGACGAGCAAGGGGCTCATGTATGTGGAAGCTCGGATTAACGATAAGCCAACCCGAGTGTTGATGGACACGGGCGCCACTCACAACTTCATGACAACAGATGAAGCTGTGAGACTTGGCGTCAAGTGGTCCAAGAAAGATGGTTGGATGAAGACGGTGAACGCAAGGGCTCAACCCGTCGATGGGATAGCCCGAGGGGTCGGGATGAAGCTGGGAAGCTGGAGCGGTCCGGTGAACTTCTCAGTCATTCCCATGGACGATTTCAAGGTAGTCTTGGGTATGGACTTCATGAGACAAGTCTCAGCCATACCCATGCCTGCGTTGAGCTCGGTATGCATTCTCGAGAAGGGATCACCGTGCATGATTCCGGCCTTGGAAGAGAACATCGATGGGACGACGCAACTATCGGCGATGCAGCTCACCAAGGGGGTGAAGAAGGGTGAACCCACGTTTTTGGCCATGATGAAG GTGGAGGATGAGCCCAATAACATGGAGGATATCCCTCAAATCATCAAAACGGTCCTTGAGGAGAACAAGGACGTTATGCCGGCAAAGTTTCCCGAGAAGTTACCACCGAGGAGGGCGGTGGACCACCAGATCGAGTTGGAGCCTGGAGCCAAACCACCATCTATGGCGCCTTATAGAATGGCCCCATCCGAGCTGGAGGAGTTATGTAAACAACTCGATGAGTTGTTATCAACGGGGAAGCTAAGGCCATCGAAGGCACCTTATGGGGCCCCAGTCTTGTTCCAAAAGAAGCATGCACCACTGACGGACCTTCTCAAGAAAGGGAAAACATGGGACTGGTCCGGACCGTGCCAAGAGGCCTTCGAGGAACTAAAGACCGCGGTAAGCCAGGAACCCGTCCTGGCCTTACCTGACTTCAGTCTCCCTTTCGAGTTACACACGGATGCCTCCGACTTTGCCATCGGGGGAGTGCTGATGCAAAATGGACATCCAATTGCCTTTGAAAGCCGTAAGCTTAATGAGACTGAACGGCGGTACACGGTTCAAGAGAAAGAGATGACTGCAATAGCCCATTGCTTGCGAGTTTGGAGACACTACCTTCTTAGGGCGCATTTCTCGGTCAAAACGGACAACGTGGCGACGAGTTACTTCCAGACCCAGAAGAAGTTGTCCCCGAAACAAGCAAGATGGCAAGACTTCCTTGCTGAGTTCGATTACACTTTGGAGTACAAGCCAGGGAAGGTGAATGTGGTGGCCGACGCACTAAGTCGGAAGGCGGAGTTGGCAGCAATGAGCCAAGTCGAGGGGACCATTATGGCTCGAATCCGAGAGGGGCTGGAACGGGATCCAGTCGCTAAGGAGATGGTGAAGCTATCCAACGAGGGGAAAGTGCATCGATTTTGGGTAGAAGACGGGTTACTCTACACCAAAGGTCGAAGGCTTTATGTGCCTAAGTGGGAAAGTCTTCGAAGAGATATCATTCGAGAGTGCCATGATACGCGATGGCCGGGCCATCCGGGTCAGAAAAGAACGATGGCACTTGTCGAAGCTGGATAA